A genomic stretch from Candidatus Poribacteria bacterium includes:
- the rsmA gene encoding ribosomal RNA small subunit methyltransferase A — protein sequence MAGTRAIRCSSRRTAFSPSRRVTRRRSRSRVPRRGRREPTPGSNVKEPVRPRPKRALSQHFLHDPGVLDRIIAAAGIQSGDTVLEIGSGPGALTERLAAAVGGSGRVLAVEIDRDLIPKIEELATRFPAVQVVPTDFLAAPLTDVLASNGVAPPVAVVGNLPYSITTPILERLLDDSRAWTAATLMVQEEVARRIAVPPGSPGCGSISVWIHYRCVAEYCFRVGAGAFHPPPRVRSAVIRLIPRSAPPVHVVDELLLSRVTRAAFGQRRKTLLNALSSLGASRPEIASALDFAGIDSSRRGETLTLEELARLVNALAARLGANPVTAQS from the coding sequence ATCGCTGGTACGAGGGCGATCCGGTGCTCGTCACGGCGTACAGCATTCTCGCCCTCGAGGCGGGTTACCCGAAGACGAAGTAGGAGTCGCGTGCCGCGTCGCGGACGCCGAGAGCCCACGCCCGGATCGAACGTGAAGGAACCGGTGCGCCCGCGTCCTAAGCGCGCGCTGAGCCAGCACTTCCTGCACGATCCGGGCGTCCTCGACCGCATCATCGCCGCTGCCGGGATTCAGTCCGGCGACACGGTGCTGGAGATCGGCAGCGGGCCCGGAGCGCTCACCGAGCGGCTTGCCGCCGCCGTGGGCGGATCCGGACGAGTCCTTGCCGTCGAGATCGACCGCGACCTGATCCCGAAGATCGAGGAACTCGCGACACGGTTCCCCGCCGTTCAGGTGGTGCCGACCGATTTCCTTGCAGCGCCGCTGACCGACGTCCTCGCCTCGAACGGCGTCGCGCCTCCTGTCGCCGTGGTCGGCAACCTTCCGTACAGCATCACGACCCCGATCCTCGAGCGCCTGCTCGACGACTCGCGCGCCTGGACCGCCGCGACGCTCATGGTGCAAGAGGAGGTAGCTCGTCGCATCGCCGTTCCGCCCGGAAGCCCCGGCTGCGGCTCGATCTCCGTGTGGATCCACTATCGATGCGTCGCCGAGTACTGCTTCCGCGTCGGAGCCGGGGCGTTCCACCCGCCACCGCGGGTTCGGTCGGCGGTCATCCGTCTCATCCCGCGTTCCGCACCGCCCGTTCACGTCGTCGACGAGCTCCTACTGTCTCGCGTGACGCGCGCGGCATTCGGACAACGGCGCAAGACGCTTCTCAACGCGTTGTCATCGCTTGGGGCGTCGCGCCCGGAGATCGCGTCCGCGCTGGACTTCGCCGGTATCGACTCATCGCGCCGGGGCGAGACCCTGACGCTGGAAGAGCTCGCCCGCCTCGTGAACGCGCTCGCCGCGCGGCTCGGAGCCAATCCCGTAACCGCGCAGTCCTGA
- a CDS encoding tetratricopeptide repeat protein: MRSARLGWMRPRVLAAVAALAAVLGCAGASRAPGNRGFLDLIAVQQSYARGSATPDQWTALARDFAGLVRQNPDSDDADDALFGAGVSYFYAGTPATNAAATKAFRELRDRFPTSPHAPNALYWSARAYGRLGDPALAHRHYQLLVNNYPSSTYAAEAWNAIAPPPPKPVAPARTVVIEDPKPKPKIDVSPPPKGEPTPVVVTPPSQPIVQPPTQTAPKIGASPTLMQQLGLGVSTIVIDPGHGGKDYGATAPGLPSEKEINLDVSTRLAALLEERGLRVLMTRKDDTFIPLAQRNELARKWNADLFVSIHVNSAESPAGNGVETWVCAPARDARSARAAARENAGSVQMHDIDDLLADILVSAKTAESRSLAARVQEELANASGSNDRGIKEAGFVVLAGLRVPSVLVELGFLSNPTEGRRLATPSYRETLAEAIARGIMQYATSFSVTATAK; the protein is encoded by the coding sequence ATGCGTTCAGCCCGCCTCGGATGGATGCGTCCGCGCGTCCTCGCTGCCGTCGCCGCTCTCGCCGCCGTCCTCGGCTGCGCGGGCGCGTCTCGAGCGCCCGGGAACCGAGGTTTCCTCGACCTGATCGCCGTGCAGCAGTCCTACGCTCGTGGCAGCGCGACGCCGGATCAGTGGACGGCGCTGGCGCGCGACTTTGCAGGACTCGTTCGGCAGAACCCCGACTCGGACGACGCGGACGATGCGTTGTTCGGCGCGGGCGTCTCCTACTTCTACGCGGGAACCCCTGCGACGAACGCCGCAGCGACCAAGGCGTTCCGCGAGCTCCGCGACCGGTTCCCGACATCGCCGCACGCCCCGAACGCGCTCTACTGGTCCGCCAGAGCCTATGGCAGGCTCGGCGACCCAGCCCTGGCGCACCGTCACTATCAGTTGCTCGTCAACAACTACCCGTCCAGCACATATGCCGCTGAAGCGTGGAACGCCATCGCCCCGCCGCCACCGAAGCCCGTGGCGCCGGCTCGCACCGTCGTCATCGAGGACCCGAAGCCCAAGCCCAAGATCGACGTGAGCCCACCTCCCAAAGGCGAGCCGACGCCCGTGGTCGTGACGCCGCCGTCACAGCCTATCGTTCAGCCGCCGACGCAGACGGCTCCTAAGATCGGGGCATCTCCGACGCTGATGCAGCAGCTCGGATTGGGCGTGTCGACGATCGTCATCGACCCAGGACACGGCGGGAAGGACTACGGCGCGACGGCTCCCGGGCTGCCGTCAGAGAAAGAGATCAATCTCGACGTATCGACGCGCCTCGCCGCGCTTCTCGAAGAGCGAGGTCTTCGCGTTCTGATGACGCGCAAGGACGACACCTTCATCCCGTTGGCCCAGCGCAACGAGTTGGCGCGGAAGTGGAACGCCGATCTTTTCGTCAGCATCCACGTGAACTCCGCCGAGTCGCCCGCAGGCAACGGCGTGGAGACGTGGGTATGCGCTCCGGCGCGTGATGCGCGGTCTGCACGCGCCGCCGCGCGCGAAAACGCGGGCAGCGTCCAGATGCACGATATCGACGACCTGCTGGCGGATATCCTCGTCTCCGCCAAGACCGCCGAGAGCCGCTCTCTCGCCGCGAGAGTCCAGGAGGAGCTCGCGAACGCCTCCGGCTCGAACGACCGTGGGATCAAGGAAGCCGGATTCGTCGTTCTGGCGGGGCTTCGCGTGCCGTCCGTGCTCGTCGAGCTCGGGTTCCTGTCGAACCCGACAGAGGGCAGAAGGCTCGCCACCCCCAGCTACCGAGAGACGCTCGCCGAAGCCATCGCGCGGGGCATCATGCAATACGCCACCTCGTTCAGCGTGACGGCGACGGCGAAGTAA